The window TGGCGGGCATCATGGGCGGTGACGCGACGGCGGTGTCTGACGATACCCAGCATATCTACATCGAGGCCGCCTTCTGGTGGCCCAAGGCAGTGGCGGGCCGCTCGCGTCGGTTCAACTTTTCGACGGATGCCGGTCACCGCTTTGAGCGTGGCGTGGACCCGAGCCTCACGGTGGAGCACATCGAGCGCATCACCCAGCTTGTCATCGACATCTGCGGTACGCCAGACACAGCTTGCGGTCCCATGGATGATCAGGCAGTGAACCTGCCTGCATCGCAGTCCGTCACGCTGCGCGTGGCGCGCGCTGCCAAGGTCATCGGTATGCCGCTGACGCAGGTGCAGTGCGCAGACGCCTTGCAGCGCCTGGGTCTGCCGGTGGTGCAGGGCGATGGCATGCTCACGGTCACGCCGCCCTCGTTCCGTTTTGACATCACCATTGAGGAGGACCTGATTGAAGAGGTCGCCCGCATGATCGGCTACAACAACCTGCCGACTACGCCGCCTTTGGCCCCCATCACGCCCAAGCTGGCGCTGGAGGCTACACGCAGCCCGTTTGCGGTACGCCGTTCGCTGGCAGCGCTGGGCTACCAGGAAACGATCAACTTCAGCTTTGTGGAAGAGCGGTGGGAGCATGGGCTGGCCGCCAATCCGCAGCCCATCAAGCTGCTGAACCCGATTGCCAGCCAGATGAGCGTAATGCGCTCGACCTTGTTGGGTTCTCTGCTACAAGTTTTGAAGTTTAACCTCGACCGCAAGGCCGAGCGGGTGCGTATTTTTGAACTGGGCCGCGTGTTCCTGCGCGATGGCCGTGTGCGCAATACCGACACCACGGTGGACGGCTTTCACCAGCCCATGCGCGTGTCCGGCCTGGCCTACGGTCCGAACGACATGCTCCAGTGGGGGCGCAAGGACCAAGTCATCGATTTCTTCGATGTGAAAGGCGACGTGGAAGCACTGCTGGCACCTTTGCGGGCGACGTTCGAGCCCGGCAGCCATTCCGCCATGCATCCCGGCCGCTGTGCACGCGTGCTGATCGACGGGCGCGCCATTGGTTTCGTGGGCGAGTTGCACCCGCAGTGGCGCCAGTCGTGGGATTTGCCGCTCGCCCCAGTGATGTTCGAGCTGGAGCTTGACGCGGTGCTGCAGCGTGTGGTGCCCCAGTTCAAGCCTGTGACCAAACACCAAGCTGTCGAGCGCGACCTGGCTGTGGTGGTGGCCGAGCGTGTGACGCATGCGGACATCGTGGGTGCGGTCGAGCAGGCGGTTCCAGGCGGCATGCTGCGCTCTGCGGTCCTGTTTGACGTATACCGGCCAAAGGCGCTGCGTGCGGGTGAAGAGGCTCCCGCAGGGGGCTTGGCACCCGGCGAGAAGAGTCTGGCCGTGCGCCTGACTCTGGGGCGCGACGAGGCCACGCTCACCGAGGCTGAAATCGACGCGGCAATGCAATCCGTGATCACGCAGCTGACGCAGCGCACGGGCGCCCGTCTGCGGGTTTGATGATGTCCACAGGGAGCGACCGACCATGATCGAATTCGCAGTCGAAAGCCTGGAAACACCGGCACTGACCAAGGCGCAATTGGCGGATCTGTTGTTCGATCAGATCGGCCTGAACAAGCGCGAGTCCAAGGACATGATCGACGCCTTCTTCGACCTGATTGCCCAGAGCCTGGTTGAAGGCAAGGATGTGAAGCTGTCGGGGTTTGGCAACTTTCAGATCCGCACTAAAGCACCTCGCCCCGGGCGCAATCCGCGTACCGGAGAGGCCATTCCCATCAAGGCGCGCCGCGTCGTGACTTTTCATGCCAGCAGCAAGCTCAAGGAGCAGATTCAGACGGCAGCCGTTGCGTGAATTTGCACCGTTTCTGTTGCCAAGATGTTCCTGGTGGCTGGCGGTGCAGGCTGGTCTGCAGTACCCTTGAAAGCTTTCCCGTTTGAATTCGCATCTCATGGGCACCACCCTCCCTTCCATCCCCGCCAAACGATACTTCACGATTGGTGAGGTTGCGGAGCTGTGCGGCGTCAAGCCGCACGTGTTGCGTTACTGGGAGCAGGAGTTCACGCAGCTGCGACCGATGAAGCGGCGTGGCAACCGGCGCTATTACCAGCACCATGAGGTGCTGATGATTCGCCGTATCCGTGACCTGCTGTACGACCAAGGCTTCACCATCAGCGGGGCGCGCAATCGTCTGCAAGAACTCACGCATCCTTCGCGGGAGGGGGCAACGGGCTCTGATGAATCGGCGATGGCTCAGGACGCTGAGCTACCCAGCATGCTGGTGGATAACGCGCGTGACCTTTCTATCGTCGCAACGGGCTTTTCCCTGGACTCCAATGCAGTGCGCCAAGAATTATTTGAAATTCGTGCACTACTTTCTCTGAACTGAGCTTTTTTCTGCATATAATCTAAGTCTTGTCGGCGTGTAGCGCAGCCTGGTAGCGCACTTGCATGGGGTGCAAGGGGTCGCGAGTTCGAATCCCGCCACGCCGACCATTGATAGCAAAAGCCCAGAGCCGAAAGGTTCTGGGCTTTTTTGCTTTTCCCTCCGCGCTGATTCTGCTGACCTCGGTATCGCTGGTTGGTGGCGGCGCCTGCTGCGCCATGGTCAGCTGCGTTTCCGCGCCGGCAACGCAGCGGTGTCAGGCGCCTTGGCAGGTGCGTCAGCTGGGCGCTGATGGCTGGCCCGCCGCGGGGGAGGCGACAACAGCCCGCTATGGGCACGGAGACCTCATGATTGATGGATTGGTGGCTGGACGGCTATACGGTGAAGCGGAGCGCCGTACAGACAAAGCGGGCAAGGTCTACACCTTGGTAAAGGTGCGAGCCAGCACGGCAGAGGGCGAAGTGCTTTTCATCAACGTCATTGCCTTTGACGAGGACCTTTGCGCATCCCTTCACCAACTGCGCGATGGTGATTCGGTGGCGTTGTCTGGCGGTCTCAACCCCCGTGTCTGGACTGACAAGCAAGGCAACGTCAGACCGGCGCTCGATATGGTGGCGCACCGCCTGATTGGCTTGCCAGCCTGCGGCCGGGAGGATTAGGCTCGAACCTTGCCCCGCCCACATTGTCCCCCCCGTGCGCGGTGCAGAGGGCCTGCGTGCGGGGCGAGCGCAGGCTTAGCCGGTCTTTCGAGTGTTGTCTTTTGTAGGGGTTGTAAAACCCAGTGCCTTGAGCTCGTCCTCGCTCATGTGTAGTTCCGTCAATTCGGGCTGGCGTGCCTCGATGGCCCGTCGCCGCTCGAAATTGGTGGGGGGGCCTTTTTCTTCCTGGCGGCGATCCTTGCCGGTACGGCGGTCCGGGCTGCCTCTGCGTTCGACGCTCATGATGGTGGGTGGTGGTGGAAGGGTTGAGGGGACTTTGGTGAGCTACCTGTCGGCGGTGGATGGAGCGTCCTGCAGCGGCAGGCAGAGGTAAATAGTCTGCCTCAGTTGCAGATGTTTGCAAACACGTAAGCTGCCATTCGCGCGCCCCTGGATGCGCGAGAGGTTGCCGCCGGTGGATGGAGTGGTGCCCTATTGGTTGCTGCCCGACTACTGCAGACAGGCTTTAGCCTCGTGAAGGCCAACAAAAAAGCCCTGACTCTTGCGAATCAGGGCTTTTCATTTGGTGCCGGAGAGATGAATCGAACACCCGACCTTCTCATTACGAATGAGCTGCTCTACCGACTGAGCTACACCGGCTTAGCCTCGAATTATAGCGTGGAATGGTAGCTGGTCACGCGCTCAACTTCATTTTTTGAGCCAAGGATCACGCTCACGCGTTCGTGCAACTGGGTGGGCTGGATGTCGAGGATGCGTTGCTTGCCGTTGGTGGCAGCACCACCCGCCTGCTCGACCAGCCAGCCCATGGGGTTGGCTTCGTACATCAGGCGCAGCTTGCCGGGCTTGTTGGGCTCGCGCTTGTCCCAGGGGTACATGAAGACGCCGCCACGGGTCAGGATGCGGTGCACGTCGGCCACCATGCTGGCAATCCAGCGCATGTTGAAGTCCTTGCCGCGCGGGCCTTCCTTGCCTTGCAGGCATTCGTCGATGTAGCGCTTCACGGGCTCGTCCCAGTGGCGCATGTTGCTCATGTTGATCGCGAATTCCTTGGTGTCCTCGGGGATGCGCACGTTCTCCTCGGTCAGCACGAAGGAGCCTTGTTCGCGGTCGAGCGTGAACATGGCCACGCCGTCGCCCACGGTGAGCACCAGCGTGGTCTGCGGGCCGTAGATGCAGTAGCCCGCGGCCACTTGCTGCGTGCCGGGCTGCAGGAA of the Acidovorax sp. 107 genome contains:
- a CDS encoding MerR family transcriptional regulator; the protein is MGTTLPSIPAKRYFTIGEVAELCGVKPHVLRYWEQEFTQLRPMKRRGNRRYYQHHEVLMIRRIRDLLYDQGFTISGARNRLQELTHPSREGATGSDESAMAQDAELPSMLVDNARDLSIVATGFSLDSNAVRQELFEIRALLSLN
- a CDS encoding single-stranded DNA-binding protein — protein: MIDGLVAGRLYGEAERRTDKAGKVYTLVKVRASTAEGEVLFINVIAFDEDLCASLHQLRDGDSVALSGGLNPRVWTDKQGNVRPALDMVAHRLIGLPACGRED
- the pheT gene encoding phenylalanine--tRNA ligase subunit beta; amino-acid sequence: MQFPESWLREFCNPPLTTAELAETLTMAGLEVEELRPVAPPFTKIVVGEIKEAVQHPDADRLRVCQVDVGQGALLNIVCGAPNARVGIKVPCALVGAELPPGDDGKPFLIKVGKLRGVESQGMLCSARELKLSEDHGGLLELDAAAPVGQDIRTHLNLDDTLFTLKLTPNLAHCLSVYGIAREVSALTGVPLQQPSFPVVAAKLSDKLSVRVSAPDLCGRFSGRIVRHVNTRAATPQWMLDRLARCGQRGVSPLVDISNYVMFELGRPSHIFDLDKIRGGLDVRWGKSGEQLKLLNGNTITVDDKVGVIADDSQVESLAGIMGGDATAVSDDTQHIYIEAAFWWPKAVAGRSRRFNFSTDAGHRFERGVDPSLTVEHIERITQLVIDICGTPDTACGPMDDQAVNLPASQSVTLRVARAAKVIGMPLTQVQCADALQRLGLPVVQGDGMLTVTPPSFRFDITIEEDLIEEVARMIGYNNLPTTPPLAPITPKLALEATRSPFAVRRSLAALGYQETINFSFVEERWEHGLAANPQPIKLLNPIASQMSVMRSTLLGSLLQVLKFNLDRKAERVRIFELGRVFLRDGRVRNTDTTVDGFHQPMRVSGLAYGPNDMLQWGRKDQVIDFFDVKGDVEALLAPLRATFEPGSHSAMHPGRCARVLIDGRAIGFVGELHPQWRQSWDLPLAPVMFELELDAVLQRVVPQFKPVTKHQAVERDLAVVVAERVTHADIVGAVEQAVPGGMLRSAVLFDVYRPKALRAGEEAPAGGLAPGEKSLAVRLTLGRDEATLTEAEIDAAMQSVITQLTQRTGARLRV
- a CDS encoding class 1 fructose-bisphosphatase, which codes for MAKSISLTRYLVEQQRVDGLIPSQLRLLLEVVARACKSISHAVNKGALGGVLGTASSENVQGEIQKKLDIIANEVLIEANEWGGHLAAMASEEMDGIYLVPNRYPQGEYLLLFDPLDGSSNIDVNVSIGTIFSVLKKPDGDRGVEEGDFLQPGTQQVAAGYCIYGPQTTLVLTVGDGVAMFTLDREQGSFVLTEENVRIPEDTKEFAINMSNMRHWDEPVKRYIDECLQGKEGPRGKDFNMRWIASMVADVHRILTRGGVFMYPWDKREPNKPGKLRLMYEANPMGWLVEQAGGAATNGKQRILDIQPTQLHERVSVILGSKNEVERVTSYHSTL
- a CDS encoding integration host factor subunit alpha, which encodes MIEFAVESLETPALTKAQLADLLFDQIGLNKRESKDMIDAFFDLIAQSLVEGKDVKLSGFGNFQIRTKAPRPGRNPRTGEAIPIKARRVVTFHASSKLKEQIQTAAVA